The stretch of DNA TGATGAGTTTCTGTTTCCCCATTCAAGTAAGGAGGAGTCTGAGGGGTGGGCCTGCCGGGCTTGCCCAGACACCCTTTGCAGGCTGCCAACTTAATTCGTGCTCTAGGTAAACCGCATTACAAACATACTCAAATAGACTAAACCTCTGGTCCTGTGCCAGGTAAACTGTGGCACCTGGAGAAAGCACCAAAATGTCTATTTCAGTGAAAGCAGAAAATGAGTGGAGGAAGAGCTGTAATTACTATTTTTTAACCAGAATGTTTCAAAAGTGAAGTACCTGCAAGAAACTGAAAAGTTTCCGACCCCTCCGCAGTATCTGATAAGTCACTATAGGTgagggctttcttttcttttccactgcCATGTCTGTAGGAATAGGTGGCGAGATATTGAACAAAGAGTtcctaaaacaaaatgaaaaagtaaaatgaaaggtGTGCTTTGAAAACCTACCACAGACCTCACTTTTTAATTACATTAAGTTTAGATGATTGCAGATTATCCTGGTTCATCAAATTATaggagaaataaaaggagaaaggagaaatatgAGGTCAGGAAGACAGTAAGGCTGAATTGAAGTTGGCAGGAAAACAGGGACTTcctaaaagtttattttagatttctaacttatgaaaaatatataaacataataaatCATAACTGTTTAATGCCCAACCTCTACAGTTAAAGAGGGGCAAGAGACCGTCCAAAAATTCTCTGCACTCAGGAACACACATTGTGTATTCAATGTACACTGTGTAGGGTGGTCCCCCTACAACCCTAAGTCAACAACCTGAAGGTAAAAAATGATCAATTTCCTGTTCTACCCAGATACCTTCCCTAAGGCAACCACCTGAAATGAGCctctctctgttttattttaaagccaTCTAATTGAGTTAGTATGGGATTAAAGAAGTAACTGCGAAACTCTTAACTCCTTAATATCTACAGAATGAAATGGTACAAATATCCCCAAACTACCCAATTTTCTACTTCCTTTAGCTCCAGCTTTGACCAACATACCCTTGGGACACTGTCTACCCAACTAACAGGGCTGGAAAATGGACCAAGGAAAGTTAAAGACTGAAGCAGAAACCTGAAGAACAGGAAGGTTCTGGCCTACCTAGACCAAATCGAGAGACAATTATTTGGGCCTAAAACTTCAATTCTGGCCCagggtccctatagtcaaagctatggtttttccactagtcatgtatggatgtgagagttgtaccatcaACAAAGCTGAgcttggaagaattgatgctttccaactgtggtgttagagaagactcttgagagtcccttactgTACAGCAAGAAGGTctaaccagtcaaacctaaaggaatcgaccctgaatattcactggaaggactgatgctaaagatgaagctccaatactttggtcacctgagaCGAAGAGCCGACTCTATTACAAAAGACCTTGAtatctggaaagactgaaggcagaaggggacgacagaggacgagatggctggatggcatcaccgactcaacgaaACTACGGGGGATAGTGAAGGCGGGGGTCCCGCAGCCCACGcagtcgccaagagtcggacacgactcgcGCACTGTACAACTGGCCCAGGAGACTCGGGACAGCGTGGGCAAGCGGCCAAGCCCGGCCGCACCTCCTGAGGAAGCCGCGGGCCCTCTCCCTGAACCGTTTAAGGAGCTGGGGCCCAAAGCCACTTAAAAGACCGGAAGCGACGAAAGGAGGGGCTGTGGGGCCCCTGGCACAGTGACGCGGAAGGAGGGGACATCAAAAGTCGCCTACGCGCGCAGCCCAGACCTCCCCCGCGCGAGGGACGGCGGGAACGCGGTGGGCGTGGCGACGAGGGCGCGAAGGAGGGCGGGAGCGGAAAGAGCGGGCGGCCAGGCGCGCGAAGGAGGGCGGGAGCGGAAAAAGCGGGCGGGTGGACGCGCGGAGGAGGGCGGGAGCAGCATCGGGGGGCGGGGCGAAGGGCGCGCGCGGGAGCTGGGGCGCGCACGATACAAGAGGGGCGTAAGGCCCTCAAAAGAAAAGGGGTGGCAGGGCAGGGGCCCGAAGTGGACACGGCAGCGCGCAGGGcccggcgggcggggcggggcgcgatGGTTTCGGGCGGCCCCCACCGCGGTTCTCCTCTCCTCGACTCCTCCCCGCGCGGCCCGCCTCACCGTGGCCTTGGCGGTGAGCACCAGCGCCTCCTGGTTGATGCTGGACACTTCAGGGGAGCTCTTCATGATGACCCGGATGCGGGACAGGGGCAGCGACACCAACCGCTGCTCCCCGCACTTATCCTTGCCCACGACCACGTCCGCCATCTCTGCGCCCCAgccccgcggcggcggcggcggcagcccCTACCAGCCGCAAGGTGGACGGCCTACACGGTCGGTGTAGGAGAGCGACGTCCCACTGCCCCGTGGGAGTTGTAGTGTTGGGTGGTGCGGCGGCGGGGGCGGACTACAAATCCCGTGATGCCGCGCTCCCCCCGCGGCTGTGCACGCGGAGCGGAAATGCGACCTGAGGCTCCGATGGGGTGGGGGCGGCTGTTGGTGAGGGTTCGGCATTAGGACGTTGAGGAATTCCGTGAAAGAAAACAGCGTGGGAAGAGAGAAACCCAGGCAAAAATGGAGAAGGCTGGGCAGTGAGGAGAGAAAACTACCCTCCTGATTAGAAAGCTCTCTGCCGGGAAAAGGAGCCGCAAGGCAAAGGCCCTGAGGGAGGACCCTTCTAAGAAGCGCAAAATGACCGCTCTGTGGGCAGATGGTGAAGTCCGAGAGGTAGCCAGGGGCTAGGTCCTGTTGGATTCTACTCTAAGAAAAATGGGAAGTGCTTGAACGGTATCAGGGGGATGATGGGATGTGTCTTAAGTTTCAGAAAGATGCCTCTGACTTCTGAACGTGAATAGACCAGAGAGGAGTCGCCAAGGATAAAGATTGTAGAGTTGAAGATGATTGCAAGTGAGGAGTTGGATGCTAGTGTGACTGAAGGTGTCGTGAGTTAGGAATGGTAGGAAATAGCCACGGGCTAGATCAGATAGAGTCTTGTAAATCATGGAATTCTTTCCAGAAGAGTTGGGAGGCCCCACTTAAGTTTTGCAAGGAATATTCAGGTGGCCATATGTGAATAGGCCATAGAGGAGTGAGAATGAAAGCAGACAGAGTGCAGGTAAGAAGCTGTTAAAAGGATGGAGAGAGGTGGTGGAAATGGTAGATTATAGTAGATTTGGGGGACCTAATTTGAAGATAAGAGCCAACAGGTAATCTCTGAAAATTCAATTAActatcaagaagaaaaaagattttattcaAGCCAGAGGATTATAACGGAGCAGCAGATTCTCGGAAAGCTCCGAGAGCCCTTAATACCTATTAGAAGTCAAAGGCATAGTAGGTACATTTTCAAGACAGAGGATTGTACATCAACATGACATACTGATGTTTTACATAGAGTTCACCAAGGATATACAACCCAGGTAAGCACGTGCAAAGCAAGTCACACGACCCCCTAAAGAGCTGAGAAAGCACAGTGTTCTTAGAAGAAGTTCCATTGCTAGCatcaaaagaaagggaaagaaaaaagttgaTCTTCACAGTTGAGCAGGCCCTCCTGACTGAGGAGCGGTGGTGAATATGCAATGCAGGTGCACACTGTACATCAGGGAGAGAAGGCGGAGGCCCAACAGAATTCAAAATttaattgtttccttttctcgccataaaatacaaattttacttCATCATGGTCTTGCTAAGGGAAAGGATGGTGGTGCTGTTTACTGATCTGGGGAAACCAGGAGGAGCAAATTTGGCTGTAGTTTAGAGCAGTTTAGGGGTGTAGTTTAGAGTAAATTAAGTCTCAATCATGTTGAAACACTAGTGGCAGTGTTGACTGGCCGGTTGGCAGGCTGGAGCAGTGAAATACAGACCACCATTGTCCAGGTGGTAATTAAAACCGAGGACCTGAACGAATGTATCTGGAAGGAGAGTGTAGATAAGGGTACAAAGATTTGAGGACCATAACCTGAGTTACCCCAACATTTTGAGATGAAAAAAAGATCCAGCAAAGGAAACATGAAAGTGCCCATTGAGCAAAAGAAGAACCAACAGATTATGTAtccatatggagaaggcaatggcaccccactccagtactcttgcctggaaaatcccatggatggaggagcctggtaggctacagtccatggtgtcgctaagagtcggacacaactgagcaacttcacttttacttttcacttccatgcattggagaaggaactggcaacccactccagtgttcttgcctggagaatcccagggacggtggagcctgatgggctgccgtttatggggttgcacagagtcggacacgactgaagcgacttagcagcagcagcagcaggaataatttaggagaaggcagtggcaccccattccagtactcttgcctggaaaatcccatggacggaggagcctgctgggctgcagtccatggggtcgctaagagtctgacatgactgagcaacttcactttcacttttcactttcatgcattggagaaggaaatggcaacccattccagtgtttttgcctggagaatcccagggacaggggagcctggtggctaccatctatggggtaacacagagtcggacatgactgaagcaacttagcagcagcatgtatccATAAAGCCAATTGAAAAATACTGTTTCAACGGGGTTGAATACTGCTGGGAGGTGGAATAAGACTTGTCTTTCCACTCACAACAAAGGACTCTCTCCAAACCAcggtttcctcatttgcaaagatGAGACAGAAGAAGCGTACCGTCTTGGGTTGTTAAAAGGTGGGAACATGCCTGGTGCATAAAGATCAAAGCCATCCCCAAACCCATCCAGCAGTAGCTCCCTCTCAGGTCAGCCATGAGCGTCAAAGGAGCTGAAAAGGAGGAAGTGCTTTGCCAACCGTGCAGCACTCTGCAGAAGCCTAAACTACTGTGTAAATTTTTCCGTGTTCCTGCTAGAAGGTCCTTTCACCCCAAATCAACTTTGATTCCAAAATTCACATGAAAGGGGTCCAGAAGATTAAAAGTGTACCTTGTTTAACCTTTTTGATTCAATTCTGCCTGTCACTTAGGCAATGATTACAAAACATAAAATGTGTACTCGCAGAGCGTGTTTCTGCAAGTTTCGTAGGCTCTGAAAAGCACTGCCCTTCAGTCTTAATGAGAGGAGCCGAAGCCAGAGAACACAGATGCCCCAGATTATTGACTTCTGCAGTGCCAGAAATCTTCACATCTCCCTTTGGCCATGATGACCCAGCCGCcttagcacctactgtgtgctttgTCTCCAGAAGGAGAAAGCCGAGAACACAAGGACAGTGTTATCTTCACCACTGTGACCTCAGGTCTTGGGCAAGACCCCCTAGTGCATGGCAGGCCCTTCTAGGCACAGAGGAAAGCTACAGGCAATGAGCAAGATGGCTCTAGTCCCTGTTCTCACAGACCATAGTTTCAAGCACAAGgaacataagaaaaataacatcCCCTGTGGTAAGTGCTATGAGAGTGATGACGTGGTGTGTCTGAGAAATGAAACTTAAggtcagggtttttttttttttttttaatgtttatttgtttggctgctccCCATCCTAACGggcttgtgggctctagttcccaaACAAGGGATCCAACTCAGGGCCCCTGTTTTGGGTGGGCAGGgccttagcctctggaccaccagcaaagtccctaaGGTCAGATCTGGAGGCAGGAATGGAGCACTCTGACATGATAGCCTGTGGAAAAACACCTGAGCCAGAAGATGCCTTGGCAGATCTGAGGAACAaaaaggccagtgtggctggagcttAGCAAGTGAGGCAGagagtgcaggagacatggtgaGCCAGGTAGGTGGGACCCATTCCAATGGGCAGgtgagaagcctggcttgctttCTGAGAGCAGTGGAGAGCCTGAAGAGTCCTGAAGCTAGGGAGCAGACCCAACTTAAAAGCTCATCCTGATTGCTGAGGGGTGACTGACCGGCAGCAAGTCCTGTGCCAAGCAGAGACGGAGGCGCTGTTTCAGTCTGCAGGATTCAGCTCCAAGCCAAAGGAAAGCCTTCCCTCTGCAAACAGGCTACCCATGAGGGTCCTTGGTCCACACAGGAAGCAGACAGCCATcgtttttaagttttgtttctctagaaggttattgtttgtttgttaatcagGTTTCAAGGAGAAAGAGGACTTCAGCATATTTGAGAGCAGGATGGGTTAAGTTTAGGAAGGAGAGTGGCAAGCATCTGGAAGATGAAAAGAGCCAGAATAAttcaaggagaaaaggagggtGAGAAGCTCAGGTTGTGGAATTGGCAGGACACATAGCTGAATTTGGCCATTTTGAGAAGTAATGAGTGGGGCAAAGACAGAGATCTGCAGAAAGAGGGAATGTGCCCAGCATttgtaaaaaaggaaacaagCTTGGAACCTGAGAGAGTGGGAGAAGGGAAGAATCTGTGATCCTCAGAACTTCCCTGCACTAGAAGCAGCACATGAGTTAGCAGACCATTCTGTCGCCAGTGCTCTTGTTCACCATGTATCCTCACAGCCTCTCAGGTGTGCCCGCTGCTTCTGCTGCCTCCCCACTGCACCTGCATCTACACACCGGGCGCTAGGTAACTATGCTTCCCAGGACCCCCCGCCAGCTGGCTTCTGGGAGACCCAGGTGAGAGGGTGCAGCACGGATGGAGGAGGAAGCATCATTTATGGTGTGTGAAGGTGTTGGCAGCAGGTGgggatttggggtgggggtggttacAGGGAGTCACCTGCACTGCGCACAGTGGGGTGGGGTTCCCCTCTGCGGCAGCACCCCGGGCAGTCTAGGGGGCAATGTgggcccagcccccagccaggggcagcagcagtttcctcatctccaaGCTGCATCTCAGGGGCAGCTCCCTCATGCTCCAGTATATGCCGTTCCACACCCTCAAAGTCATTTCTCAGCTCTAAATCCCTCTCTGAAATATATGAAGAAGTTTCTGCTTTCCTGATTGAACATTGAGATATACGTAGTTGGTACgggaaacagacccacagaaatGGGGATCTGGAGGTGATGATATGATTGTGCTAGAGCAGAGATGACCTCCCTGGCAGCAGGCACTGGCCAGTCACTTAGGCTGCCCCTGCCACTGCCTGGGTGACAGCCCGCTGAAGGCAAGGCTGCCCCAAGGTGGTGGAGCCTTGTGAGATGGGCTTTTCCTGAGATGGGGAGATTTCAGAAAGTTGGAAGCTCTGACTGTAAACTCTCAGAGCAAGCCCTCAGCCTTTCCTGATCTTTTGTAGCTTCAGGGCTGAAGGGGCTAAAGGTCAGACCTGCCTGTAGTCTTACCTGAGACATAATTACCACAGAAGTTGAAGTCACAAGTTCACCCAGGCTTTTCTGTGACGTTCGGCTGTTTATTGGGAAGAGTGGGGTCCTGAGGCTTAGAAAAGGACAGTAGAGAGGATACTAGCAAAGCTTTAACCACCCCTACCGCTCTGAGGCTCTGTCAGAGCAAACAGCCCCTCTGCCTGCCTGAGCTCACTCCCGTCTCACCCCCTGAAGTCCTCCTAATGAGCTCACTGTGCTTACCTGGAACAGGGATGCTGAGCCTTCTCAGGACACGCCTCTCATTAACAACAGTCCATAATTGGAATCAGATCCCAGCGTGCCCTGGGAGGCAGCAGCAAAGGCCAGAGATGTTGACACAACAAAAGAATTGCCGCATACTCACTGCTTTTACCATCGGAAACTTGAGGAGAGTGTGGGGAATGGATTCTAATGACATCAGTCCAGGTGGACAGAGCTTAATGTAGCAGCTTAATTTAACAGCTTTGGCTGTTAATGTAACTTGATTGATCAGTTAAATCAGTGTAACTGATTTACCAGAGAGTCTGGATGCAGAAGGGattgacaaaccacttcagttttcttgcttgagaaccccatgaacagtatgaaagggcaaaaaattatgacactgaaagatgaactccccaggttgctaggtgcccaatatgctactggagaagagtggagaaattactccagaaagaatgaagaggcagaCCCGAAGCAAAAACAACCCCCAgttgtggaagtgactggtggtggaagtaaagtctgatgctgtaaagagcaatattgcataggaacctggaatgttaggtccatgaatcaaggtaaattgaaagtggtccgAGAgatggagatggcaagagtgaccatcaacatttcaggaatcagtgaactaatgGACCAAAatggcgaatttaattcagatgaccattataatctactactgtgggcaagaattcttTGGAACAAATGGAGTAAcccttatagtcaacaagagtccgaaatgcagtacttggatgcagtctcaaaaatgacacaatgatctctgcttccaaggcaaaccattcaatatcacagtaattcaagtctatgccccagtcactaatgccaaagaaactgaagctgaatgttctatgatgacctacaagaccttctagaaccaacaccaaaaaagatgtccgttTCATCATAGGGGAGTggagaatgtaaaagtaggaagtcaagatatacctagagtaacaggcaagttttgccttggagtacaaaatgaagcagggcaaaggctaacaaagagttttgccaagagaatgcactggtcatagcaaacaccgtcttccaacaacacaagagacaactctacacatgaacatcaccagatggtcaatactgaaatcagattgattacgttctttgcagctgaagatggagctctatagagtcagcaaaaacaagaccaggagctgactgtggctcagatcatgaactccttattgccaaattcagtcttgaagaaagtaggaaaaaccactagaccattcaggtatgacctaaatcaaatcccttatgattatacagtggaagtgataaacagatacaaaggattagatctgatagacagagtgcctgaaaatctatggacagaggtttgtgatattgtataggaggcagtgataaagaccatcctcaagtaaaagaaatgcaaaaaggcaaaatggttgtctgaggaggccttacaaatagctgagaatagaagagaagctaaaggcaaaggagaaaaggaaacatatacccatctgaatgcagagttccaaagaatagaaaggagaaataagaaagccttcctcagcggtcaatgcaaagaaatagagaaaaacaacagaatgggaaagactagcgatctcttcaagaaaatcagagataccaagggaacatttcatgcaaagatgggctcaataaaggacagaaatggtatggacctaacagaaggagaagattattaagaagaggtggcaagaatacacagaagaactgtacaaaagagatcttcatgacccagataaccacaatggtgtgatcactgacctagagccagacatcctggagtgtgaagtcaagtgggccttagaagcatcactatgaataaagctagtggaggtgatggaattccagctgagctatttcaaatcctaaaagatggtgctgtgaaagtgctgcactcactatgccagcaaatttggaaaactcagcagtggccacaggactggaaatcctgtcatttccaatttcctggaaaattccaatcccaaagaaaggcagtgccaaagaatgctcaactgcataattgcactcatctcacatgctatcaaagtaatgctcaaacttctcccaAGTAAGGctccaacagtacgtgaactgagaacttccagatgttcaagctggatttagaaaaggcagaggaaccagagatcaaattgccaacatccgttggatcattgataaagcaaaagagttccagaaaaacatcttctgctttattgactatgctaaagtctttgactgtgtggatcacaacaaactgtggaaaattcttcaagagatgggaataccagaccatctgacctgccttctgaaaatctgtatgcaggtcaagaagcaacagtatgaactggaaatagaacaatggactgattccaaaccaggaaaggagtatgtcaaggctgtatattgtcgccctgcttaattagcttatatgcagagtacatcatgtgaaatgctgggctggatgaagctcgaCATGGAatcaaaatatcagtaacctcagatattcagatgacaccacccttatggcagaaagcaaagaggaacttaagaatctcttgatgaaagtgaaagaggagagtggcttagaactcaacattcaaaaaaaaacaaagattatggcatccggtcccatcacttcatggcaagtagatgggaaaacaatggaaacaatgacagactttattttcttggctccaaaatcactgcagatggtgagtgcagccatgaaatgaaaagacacctgctccttggaagaaaagctatgaccaacgtagacagcatattaaaaagcagagacgttactttgccgacaaagatctgcctagttaaagctatggtttttccaaagtcatgtatggatgtgagagttcacttagttcaattcagtctctcattggtgtccgactcttagcgaccccatggactgcagcatgccaggcttcccttttcatcaccaactcctgaagtttactcgaactgtgagagatggaccatcaagaaagctgagcaccaaaaaactgatgcttttgaattggtgttatagaagactcttgagtcccttggactgctaagagatcaaaccagtcattcctaaaggaaatcagtcttgaatatttattggaaggactgatgctgaagctccaatattttggccacctgatgcgaagaactgactggttggaaaggactctgatactgggaaagacagaaggcaggagttTTGCCCTAAAGATCCAGGAACAAGCGATGAAATGAAGACAGAACACAAAATCTGGTGCAATGGGTCAGGGGACCTGCAGCCTCTATTGGACTGAGGTGCAGAGTCCACTCTGAGTCCAGCTTTTATTCCTGATTTCAGGCTACAAAACTTTCTTTGATCTATCTTTCCCAAGACACTACATTGACATAGTCTAGAACTCCTTGTGTTTACCCCAGGCCATTCCCTTCTAGTCTTTGGAACAATCAGCAAGTGTGTAGGCAGTGTTCATACCTAACGCCGACTCTGTGTTCCAAGGTCCATACTTTCATGATCCCAGTCATACTCCCTTCTAGGTCTGGCCTTGGGGTTTGTAACAAGTCTATTAGtctaagaaaaatatgaaaaataatcatcAAATCATGCTGTTTTTCCAGGTGCTATTTCTATGAAACTTCTCAAGTCTGTGAAAGTACACTATTAGAAATTCCCACtatgcaggagaagaaggggatgacacaggatgagatggttggttggcatcaccaactcaatggacatgcatttgagtaagctccgggagttggcgatggacagggaagcctggcctgctggagtccatgggttcgcaaagagtcggacctgactggtgactgaactgaactggattcaGTGTGTATTCACTCTGACATCTGGGAGGGCCTTGATCACTTTGCTTAGCTAAGCTGGAGCCTCTCTGACCTTAAAAGACTACTTGAACCTCGTCTGAGTGTGCTTTTGTGACCCCTTCACCAGATAACCCCACAGATCTAGGGCAGGGTGTCTGGGTCAGATCCCAGGAAGAGAATCCTAGCACAGATTCTAAGGGGAAAGGAGCAAAGATACAGCTGCTGAAAATAACTATTCTCCATTTGAACAACAGCTCCAGATCTGCTGCTGGACACTGGTAGAGAGAGACCAAATACCAGACCCCACGAGAGTGTGTGAGCTGAGCTGCGTGCCTCACTGCACTGTCCAGGGGAGGTTGATGTGGAAGATGATGCCAGCCTTGAGCACATCTCTGGAGCATAAGGAAGTCACATGAACATGTGGCTGAGACTCTAGGAACCTCCTCTGCCCCCCCAAGCCCCCTACTCCCCACAGTGATGGCCTCAGGAGATTCTCTATGGGCGGAAGAATGCCAACCTAGGACCCAGGTAATAGACTGCTTTGTAAATGTGCTGGCACCAGGCACACTGGGAATGCTACACCAAGCAGCTTCACCCAGTGTGCCTGAAAGGTAGAGGTGAAGGGGCTCCCCTAGAAGGCCATCTGCCTGGGAAGAGAGAAAGCCAGAGGTCAGGATCGACACCAGTTCAGGGGCGGCAGCTAACAGATTGACTGGGGCTCTGGGAGCTTGGAAAGAACAAGATTGGAGACTTAGAGACGAAAGGGTCTGGGGAAGGGGTTTGTGGGTGAACTTGCCAAAATGAGGAGAGGTGTGAAGGTAAGTGTGGCCTGTATCCATGCCCACCAAAGGGCTCCTACATGGGAGGCCTCTGGTAAACAGGTGGCAGGGTGCCTCACTTGTGCACGTCAGCTGTTCTCTGTCTGCGGCCACTCTGGCATTGCCCAGTGCTTGCTCCACTGAGCTTATGTATAGTGGCCATGGCCCCACCTGGGGCTGATGCAGGAAGGATATCATTGTGGACCTTCCATCTTTCTGCTCTGTCATTCTTGGAATGTTGGTTTCAGTCTTCATGTTTATTGCCTCATAGTTCCAAAAGGGCTGTTGCTGTTCCAGACTTCACTGCATTAGGCAGGAATAAGGGGAGAGGGCCACAAGCAAAAGGCTCTTTACTCATTAGGTCTCAAGCCTTTGTCTTTTTCCAAAGGAAGAGAAGATCCCCTCAGGGGTCTtcttcttccatttatttgtcaGAATTGATTCACCTTGAGACCAATTACTGTCTGAAGAGAAGGAGACTGCTAGGATTGCTTTATACCAATTAGGATTTAACCCCTAGGGCTATCTTCCTGTGATCAAAGGATATCTGATCCCCACTGACAAAAATTGAGGGACATGGGAGGTGAGGTTTGAGGCAAAGAATGATTGTAGATTAGAGAACAACCAGTATCTGCTGAAGTTGGCAACATTTAAAATTCTGGAGATTTCACCTGTAAATCTACCTCAGAGAGTGGGAAGGTCAGGGGACATGACCCCACGTTGCTTCATGGCAGAGTTGGTGGCTGGCATTAGAGCGTCACATGCTCTTGGGTTTGCCACAGCTCCCACCACTGTCTATCACGCACCTGTCTGCTTTGTCATCTCCACTCCCTGCTTGACTCCTGGGAGCCTTTGACTTTGTGATCCCAGGCTTAGGACATTGTTTTAGAGCCATCTGTTTGTGCACGTGTTTCTCCC from Ovis aries strain OAR_USU_Benz2616 breed Rambouillet chromosome 9, ARS-UI_Ramb_v3.0, whole genome shotgun sequence encodes:
- the CHRAC1 gene encoding chromatin accessibility complex protein 1 gives rise to the protein MADVVVGKDKCGEQRLVSLPLSRIRVIMKSSPEVSSINQEALVLTAKATELFVQYLATYSYRHGSGKEKKALTYSDLSDTAEGSETFQFLADILPKKILASKYLKMLKEKREEEEEENNNDESEDDEAES